A region of Methermicoccus shengliensis DSM 18856 DNA encodes the following proteins:
- a CDS encoding DUF4352 domain-containing protein, which produces MPIKDLSSLENMTAIGNFTADARPKLPPKEIALEIGESTEVDGIDVAVKNVWFTKNLQDFKTFGPIDRYSGIAPQNCEFIVAEVLIKNNGNKTLYPTAHDFIVVDGEGNIYPYNILTHSFEDAMEFKELQKGESAGGKIAFLIPENETDIKIAYCFGSIADFRAMFDIFKTKWAIWHIRR; this is translated from the coding sequence TTGCCAATAAAAGATCTGAGCAGTTTGGAAAACATGACAGCTATAGGAAATTTCACTGCAGATGCCAGACCGAAACTACCACCAAAAGAGATAGCTCTTGAAATTGGAGAATCCACAGAAGTTGATGGAATCGATGTGGCAGTAAAGAACGTTTGGTTTACAAAAAATCTCCAAGACTTTAAAACATTTGGACCTATAGATAGATATTCTGGCATTGCGCCCCAAAACTGTGAATTTATTGTTGCTGAAGTTTTAATAAAGAACAATGGAAATAAAACGCTCTATCCAACTGCCCATGATTTTATTGTGGTTGACGGTGAGGGGAATATCTACCCGTACAATATATTAACTCATTCTTTTGAAGATGCTATGGAATTCAAAGAACTCCAAAAAGGGGAAAGTGCCGGTGGGAAGATAGCGTTCCTAATTCCTGAGAACGAGACCGATATCAAAATAGCATATTGTTTTGGATCAATCGCAGATTTTAGAGCGATGTTTGACATTTTCAAAACAAAATGGGCTATTTGGCATATAAGGAGGTGA
- a CDS encoding type II secretion system F family protein, with amino-acid sequence MKGAGFILAGAIMLPIAILGRMDDKRISKRDEAFTTFIRSLGVIKSGAGVSVAEALSRIDQKNLGELKDLVLQLYRRLSMDLDPRLCWEKFVGESGSYLIQKLTSIFIDATDLGGDADTVGEVVSSSNLEMVLLRLKRDLISSGFVSLIIPLHMAMVGLLLFITQILTIFTQYISMLYATQLSGIGSMSNVVDKLPGGLQGLNIGIFGSVPTELLSQYTLFIILSLTLANTIAANVVKGGGKYMYIYYACILFIISGVLMVVVPQVVEWAFSLPSLVEMEG; translated from the coding sequence ATGAAAGGGGCAGGATTTATTTTAGCTGGAGCAATCATGTTACCAATTGCGATACTTGGTAGGATGGATGACAAAAGGATAAGCAAGAGGGATGAGGCTTTTACAACATTCATAAGAAGTCTTGGAGTGATAAAATCCGGTGCTGGCGTTTCGGTTGCAGAGGCTTTGAGTAGAATAGATCAGAAAAATCTTGGCGAGCTAAAAGATCTCGTTCTCCAGCTTTACAGAAGATTGTCCATGGATCTCGATCCAAGACTGTGCTGGGAGAAGTTTGTTGGTGAGAGTGGGAGTTACCTGATACAAAAGCTAACAAGCATTTTTATTGATGCGACAGATCTTGGGGGAGATGCTGATACAGTTGGAGAGGTAGTAAGCTCTTCAAACCTCGAAATGGTTTTGCTCAGGTTGAAGAGAGACCTCATCTCGTCTGGCTTTGTGAGCTTGATTATACCACTCCACATGGCAATGGTTGGATTATTACTCTTTATAACTCAGATTCTGACGATATTTACTCAGTATATCTCCATGTTATATGCTACCCAGTTGTCAGGCATTGGCAGCATGTCTAATGTTGTTGACAAATTGCCTGGTGGGCTGCAGGGGTTAAACATTGGAATTTTTGGTAGCGTTCCAACAGAACTATTAAGCCAGTACACCCTCTTTATAATTCTCTCCCTCACACTGGCTAACACGATTGCTGCAAACGTTGTCAAAGGTGGTGGGAAATATATGTATATATATTATGCGTGCATTCTTTTTATCATATCTGGAGTCCTCATGGTTGTTGTCCCGCAGGTTGTTGAATGGGCATTCAGCTTACCATCACTTGTAGAAATGGAGGGATAG